The genomic segment TTCCCAATCTTGTCGAACGCGTCGCCATTCCCGCTATTGATCGAATAGAAATAGCCCACGCCATAATCCGGCATGTAGCTCATGTCGGTCAGCCCGCCCTCAACGCCGCCGTTGTGCCCGTGATACACAAACCCGTCGTTGAACGTCCAGTAATTGCTAAGCCCGTATCCGGCCTTGAGCCCGTCCTTCGCCTCCCACGTGCTCACCGGGCTCTCCATGCGATCAATATCCGCCGCCGGAATCACCGCAGTTCCATTCACCGTGCCTCGATTCAAATAGAACTGCACATACGCTGCCATGTCATTCGCCGACGCATTGATCGCTCCTGCCGGCCTCAGACTGATGTGCCAATATGAATACGGCGTCTTCCCGTCATTGTGATACAGCGTCACTGCATTCGCCTGCGGCAGAAAGTACGTCGCTGTCTTCATCCCAAGCGGATTAAAGAAATTCTGCTGCACGTAATCCTCAAATCTCTGCCCCGTTACCTTCTCCACGATGTAGGCGGCGACCGCCGGACCCGAGTTGCAATAAGACATCCGTGTCCCCGGACGCCACCGCGACACCCGCGACGATGCGCCGAACTCCAGGCCCGACTTCAGGTCCATCCCGTTCGCATTCAACGCATACTCGCGCAGGTGGAGATCGTCCCAGCCCGTCGTATGCTCCAGCAGATTCACCACGCGCACCGGATCGGTCGTTTCCCACTTGTTCTCAAACTGCACATCGGGCGCGAGTTTGCGCACCGGATCGTTCAGCGAAAGCTTGCCCTCGTCTGCCAGCTTCAGAATCGACAGCGAGGCGAAGGCCTTCGATGTGGACCCGATGCGGAACAGCGTATCGACGGTCGCCGGCTGATTGGCCGCTACATTCGCGAGCCCGAGCGCCCCCACCCACTCCGGCCCGTCCTTGTGCACAATCGCAATGGACACCCCAGGCGTGTGGGTATCCTTGAGAATCTTTTCAATCTGCTGCTTGAGTTCCGGAATTGACTGAGCCGCCTTCGGCTCCTCTTGTTTCTTATCCGCCGCAGCCATCGCGGCCGGCAATGTCGCAAGCATAGTTAGCGGCAAAGCCGCGTGCATGAGAGCAGCAACAAAATGAATGCGCATGAGTGCACCGCCCCAGATGAGATTTAGAAATGACTTGCTGAGTCGGCCCCATCCTACACCCGCCCCACGCCACCCACCAGATAAAGGATCGGCGGCTGCGTTTTTGGGCATCGCAAGCAGTGTTACTTCCGGCTTGCCGGCGACAGGAGAAAGCCCCGCCACCGCACGTCTTTTTGGTGCATGATGACGGCATGATTTCCTTCAAGTCGGCGACCCTGACTCTATTGCTCCTCTGCGTCTGCGTCAATGGAGTATCTGCCGTGTCGCAGCAATCAGCGACATATGTGAGCGACGGCCGGAAAGTGACTTACGAAATCTTCGGCCCGAGCGAGACGGGTCCTATGCTCATCCTGCTTCACGGAGCCAGCGGCCCCGGCGTCCTGCTCTACCGCCAACAGGCGGAGTACTTTGTCGCCCGCGGCTACACCGTGCTTCTGCTGCACTACTTTGACGCTTCCGGCTCAAACACTCCGTCGGACAAGAACTACGAGATGTGGCAACGAGCTGTAGCCAATCTCATTGAGGAGACACGCGCAAAACCTGGCTGGTCGGAGCGCAAGATATGCCTCTTAGGCTTTTCACTTGGCGCGTCAGTGGCTCTCGCGGCCGGGTCGCAGAATGTGCCGGCGGCGGCGGTCGCCGAGTGGTACGGCAGCCTGCCAGATGTGTTCTTCGAACGACGGAAGGGCATGCCGCCGCTACTCATATTGCATGGGCAGCAAGACCGCGTTATCCCGATCGTCAATGCGGAGCAGGTCGCCCGCTTATGTGAAATGGAGCATTACGCGTGCGAGAGCCACTTCTATCCGGGCGAGGGACATGGGTTTGCCGGGTCCACCCTGACTGATGCCAGCCAACGCACGCTCGACTTCTTTACGCGCAATCTGAAATAACCGGGCACATCGAATGCCGCCTCGCCTACGAAGACCTCTCCGTCGGAAAACTCTCCGTCCGCAACGATCCGTCGCGCTGCTTGATCAGCAACTGCACCTTGCCCTCGGCCGCGTCCAGCTCCTGCTTACAGACGGCGGACAGCCCCACGCCCTCCTCAAACAGCTTGAGCGACTCCTCCAGCGGCAGATCGCCCTTCTCCAGCTGATCGACGATGACTTCCAGCTTTTTCAACGACTCTTCAAACGTGGCCATTCCGGGCGGCTCCAGTTGTGACGTCTCCTTATTCTAATGACTCCCCGCTCCCCTCCGCATTTTCCGCATCCAAGTCGAAAGCCGTCCCAGTCTCTACTCGGATCACCGCGCGCTAAGCATCGCGCCAACTAGAATGGAAGTCCTGTGAAAGTCTTCCGGGCCATAATCCGTGCGTTCCTCGCTGCCCCTCTCGCCGCCTGGCTCGTTTGTCTCTGCACCGCCGCGGCCGCGCAGACACCGGCCCCCGCACAGCGCATCTCCATCACCATCGTCGACGAGAACGGAGCGGTAGTCCCTGACGCTCAGATCACCATCCAGGAATCCGACAAACCCGCGCTTCGCCTCTCAGCCGACTTCAGCGGTCACGCCGCTTACTCCATCGCCGCCCCTTCCCCCTATTCGATCCGCGTCACCAAGCCTGGCTTTTACGAATCCGTCACGCAAGAGGCCGACCCGCTCGCACGCGATATCCGCATCGTCCTCACCCACGAGCAGATGCTCGTGCAGCAAGTCGACGTCTCCGCCTCGTCGGCTGAAATCGACACCCAGGAAGTCTCCGACAAGCTCACCCTCGCGCTCCCCGAAATCATCAACATCCCCTACGCAACCTCGCGCGACATCCGCAACCTGCTGCCGTACTTCCCCGGCGTCGTGCAGGATCAGTACGGCCAGATCCACATTGCCGGCTCAGAAACCTGGGCCACGCTCGACCTGCTCGACAACTTCGACATCCGCTCGCCGATCAGCGGCCAGCTCGCCATGCGTTTCAGCGCCGACGCGGTCCGCTCCATCGATCAGGAAACCACGCGTTATCCCGTGCAATACGGCCGCAGCACCGGCGGCGTCCTCGCCTTCTTCACCGGCATGGGCGACAACAAGTTCCGCTTCAACGCAACCGATTTCCTGCCCTCGTTTCACGACGCCAACGGCATTCGCTTTGACAAGGTGGTGCCCCGCGTCACCTTCACTGGCCCGGTCGTGCGCGACCGCGCCTGGTTCTTCGATGGCATGGAGTTCGAGTACGACAACATCTACATCCGCGAACTCCCCGAAGGCGAAAACACCAACCAGCTCGCGCGCGGCAGCAATCTGTTCCGCGTGCAGTTCAACGCCACGCCGCGCAACATCATCAACACCGGCCTCCTGTTCAACGACTACCACTCGCCCTACGACGGCATCGGCTCACTCACGCCGCGCTCCAGCACCACGCACACCGACATACTCGCGTGGCTGCCCTACATCCGCGACCAGCACACCTTCCACAACGGAGCACTGCTCGATCTCGGCTTGGGCATCACGCGCTTCCGTACCGGCTACGAGCCGCACACCGGCCCGCCTTACGCGCTCACGCCTGAGCTCTCACAGGGCAGCTACTTCGAAACCCTCACCAGCAGTTCGCAGCGCGTCGAAGCCAACGCTCTCTTCTACTTCCCACCGCTGCACTGGCTCGGCCGTCACGACCTCCAGGCCGGACTCGATCTCGACCGCATCGGCTACGACGAGGCCTATCAGCGCGACCCGGTCAATTACCTTCGCGAAGACCGCACCCTGCTTCGTCAGAGCACATTCCCGGCCTACGAGCCATTCACGCGCCACAACGTCGAGTCAGGCCTCTACGTACAGGATCGCTGGACCCCACGCACCGGCCTCCTGTTCGAGCCCGGCCTTCGCGTTGACTTCGACGAGATCATCTCCAGCCCCGTCGTCTCTCCGCGCCTGGCCGTCGTCTACTCGCCCAAGCGCGCCGTCAACACCACCAAGATCTCCGCCGGCGTCGGCATCTACTACGAGCACACGCAGCTTGAATACCTCGCCCGCGCACTCGCCGGCACGCGCTATGACACCTACTACGCCGCGGACGGCATCACTCCCACAACGCCACCGCTCCCCACCACCTTTACCTACA from the Occallatibacter riparius genome contains:
- a CDS encoding serine hydrolase domain-containing protein, which codes for MRIHFVAALMHAALPLTMLATLPAAMAAADKKQEEPKAAQSIPELKQQIEKILKDTHTPGVSIAIVHKDGPEWVGALGLANVAANQPATVDTLFRIGSTSKAFASLSILKLADEGKLSLNDPVRKLAPDVQFENKWETTDPVRVVNLLEHTTGWDDLHLREYALNANGMDLKSGLEFGASSRVSRWRPGTRMSYCNSGPAVAAYIVEKVTGQRFEDYVQQNFFNPLGMKTATYFLPQANAVTLYHNDGKTPYSYWHISLRPAGAINASANDMAAYVQFYLNRGTVNGTAVIPAADIDRMESPVSTWEAKDGLKAGYGLSNYWTFNDGFVYHGHNGGVEGGLTDMSYMPDYGVGYFYSINSGNGDAFDKIGKAIKKYITLKLQRPAVPAAAALPSFAADYAGWYEPNSPRQEMTHFVSRIIGLTRVSFADGKMTLKGMNGPASNFAPVEGRFFRYLPKDGPPEPAASAALITPNGDGVFIFAGQTLKRVPTLMALGEIVLTGFVLLAVISLPLYALFWIIGGFMPARRRPAERGMRLYPLLAVLSLVAFCAVFMGASSDVLKRLGNVTGWSVTLFLITILFAVMVLMSTWAVVTASGEGVRRGVRWYSGIVAVALLIALVYLAWWGVIGVRTWV
- a CDS encoding TonB-dependent receptor, giving the protein MKVFRAIIRAFLAAPLAAWLVCLCTAAAAQTPAPAQRISITIVDENGAVVPDAQITIQESDKPALRLSADFSGHAAYSIAAPSPYSIRVTKPGFYESVTQEADPLARDIRIVLTHEQMLVQQVDVSASSAEIDTQEVSDKLTLALPEIINIPYATSRDIRNLLPYFPGVVQDQYGQIHIAGSETWATLDLLDNFDIRSPISGQLAMRFSADAVRSIDQETTRYPVQYGRSTGGVLAFFTGMGDNKFRFNATDFLPSFHDANGIRFDKVVPRVTFTGPVVRDRAWFFDGMEFEYDNIYIRELPEGENTNQLARGSNLFRVQFNATPRNIINTGLLFNDYHSPYDGIGSLTPRSSTTHTDILAWLPYIRDQHTFHNGALLDLGLGITRFRTGYEPHTGPPYALTPELSQGSYFETLTSSSQRVEANALFYFPPLHWLGRHDLQAGLDLDRIGYDEAYQRDPVNYLREDRTLLRQSTFPAYEPFTRHNVESGLYVQDRWTPRTGLLFEPGLRVDFDEIISSPVVSPRLAVVYSPKRAVNTTKISAGVGIYYEHTQLEYLARALAGTRYDTYYAADGITPTTPPLPTTFTYNDESLKEAHALNWSIGIEHRLPHAIYVKANYIQKEVSHEFTYVNQQSPALSGNYVLTNRREDDDSLVSIEARHSFSGNYTLFGAYTHSLAHTNAAIDYFPSISYLGPQQSGPLSWDTPNRVLSWGWLPFYVPWFKKNWDFVYTFDWHTGFPFTSINANREVVGAANGQRFPNYKSFSPGLEWRFHFRGMYLGLRGILENINNSGNYATVNNVLDSPQYGQFTEPSGRALTARIRLIQSKK
- a CDS encoding alpha/beta hydrolase family protein, whose amino-acid sequence is MSQQSATYVSDGRKVTYEIFGPSETGPMLILLHGASGPGVLLYRQQAEYFVARGYTVLLLHYFDASGSNTPSDKNYEMWQRAVANLIEETRAKPGWSERKICLLGFSLGASVALAAGSQNVPAAAVAEWYGSLPDVFFERRKGMPPLLILHGQQDRVIPIVNAEQVARLCEMEHYACESHFYPGEGHGFAGSTLTDASQRTLDFFTRNLK
- the xseB gene encoding exodeoxyribonuclease VII small subunit, producing the protein MATFEESLKKLEVIVDQLEKGDLPLEESLKLFEEGVGLSAVCKQELDAAEGKVQLLIKQRDGSLRTESFPTERSS